In the Brettanomyces nanus chromosome 1, complete sequence genome, TAAATCAAGCTTTAAATCAACCAAAGGGTGGAACTCTTTGTAGCTCAGAGGCTCAGATAAAGCAGATAACATAGAATTGGACGATCCCATCGTGCCATGCAAAAACATTGTGTTGCAAAAGCCAACATTGACAAATCCTTTACTCTTCATGATCGCAGGAAGAGTCCAACTAACATCAGTTCGCCCTCGATATATCTTACTCTGTCTATCACTCAAAATATTGAacttatcatcaataagGAAAATTGATATTGAGCTGAACGATGACTGGATAATCACAGAACCAGATTCATCGATTACCACGTCCATATTACCTTTCTGCAACACCAAAGCTCCCCGTGAATTTATATGAACAGGTGCTAGACCAATAATAATATCACTCATTATCACAGGAATATCCACTGAATGATGACGAGGACGACCCCTATCCAATACCTTGGtagcctcttcttcaataattGCTTCACCGCCTGCATCAGCAAACATCGTCAACCAAGCGCCGTAATAACTGAGATACATATTTCTCAAATAAACAGTGGTAGAGTCACGATGCTTAACAAACACCATTGGCTTTGAGATGAATTCTGGGTTAGCCACGGTGCTTAGATATTCCACTGCTCCTTTATACTCTCTGTATACATTAATTCCCATTGAAAACGCGGTAAATGTTCCGTTTCTAAACTTGCAGAGTCCCATTTCACGGATAGACCCAGTAATATCACCAAATGACTCGCTGATATTCATCAACGTCCAGTCAATGGAGTTGACAACAATATTTAAATCTATGTGCAGAGTTCTTCCCAGAAACAGGCTGTTGGCTATGTGAACATTTTTTCCACGCTTTGGAGTCTTGGATAATACGATGGGAATAGTATTCTGctttatttcttccatcCAGTCATTATAGACCTGGTAGAGTCTTCGAAGTAGCTTTAGCTCAGACTTCAACTGGATTCTATCAACAGATAGCTCACCAAATGCCTTAAATGAACATTCTTGTTGATTATTACCGTCAAAGCCTCTAACTTTTTTTGGGGATTCACTATATCTTTTGTAGCCAATCGAATCAATTCCAAAAAGCTTGTTTCGGCTCTCGTTTAGAAGGCATTCCACATGATCCACTTTCAGCACCCCATCAAGAGAATTGTAGAGTAATGGCGACATCTTAAAGGCCAAAATTTCGGCCTCGGATAACTTAATATTGAAGGTCATATCCATCGTTTTGATACTAAACCCAGACTTTTTGTTGGTGGAAGGAAACATGGACTCTTCAACATTGGAAGCTATTAGGTCCAAGGAGGGCTTGATTTTCTCATAGTATTCAGAAATCCATAAGATGCATTCTTTATCAAGATTGAAAACTCCAGCTTTCGGAAGCACGATAGTCCATTGGCTTGATTCTAAGCTTTGGATTTCAAACTCGAAATCTGTGGCCACGGCCTTGGCAGCCTGAGAGGAaaattcaaagatattGTATGAGTCAGAACCCTTTCTGACTATCTTGACAGTGGTCGCACTACCCATGCAGTAGTTTGTGTTTCGTTGCtcaatcttcaaattatTTATAACCAATCTGGACCCACCCTCTGATTCCAATTCAGAGTATAAACTTACTTCTATTTGTTCAATAATCATATCTTCAAGCAAAGTTGGCGTTTCAGAGTCTGTAGAgttgtcttctttgacCTCTCTCGGATCGGTCTGCATAGCCATAGCAAGCTTGCCAAACTGAGAAATAGAAGTTAGAAGGGATGGTAAAATATCTGGTATTGGAGAAGCGGCCACTTTAATCTTTCCAATCTTAACTTTGATATCTTCTAGATGCTGCAACCCATTGAAAGTGATGCTAACTTCGTCTATAAATGCAATCACAGTTTTATCATGGACATTTTTTGCAGGTGGATATTCTATATGACTTTCTGGCTGTGATTCGGCGTCAAAAAACTCTGTCCGTGCACTCATATAAACCGAAGCAGATGAATTCTGAGTATTCATTACACTTTCCAGAAGTGAACTTCGAACCTCATTCTTGCTTTCAGCCATGAAGGATGTAGACATCACCATATCATTGTATTCATCATCGGGACTAGAGTCCTCCGATGTCTCAGTATGGCCAGTATGACCCGGTCTTACCACCCTCACCTCAATTCCTTCCACTCGCACAGATTTTACTTCTCCATCTGAGGTAAGAGTAGAAGAATCTATATGAACCTCCAATGTTGTCAGATCACATACTATAGTAATCGTTATATCATGCATATTCACCTGCAATTTTGACAATGCATACTCCACAGCTTTAGCCATCATTCCATTGAGCTTGTAGGACTCAGGGTCATCTTGCTGGATCGTGTGGTGGTGGCTCTTAATGATCGAATCCTCTAAAGAGGCCATaaattcatcatcgtccAGATCAGTATCTACATAATCCTCAAAAGTGGCGCTTTTCGCCAAATCAACGGTACTTTTTGTTAGGGAAAACTTGATCTTCGAGTCACTCCCTCCACCCTTGTTTACTGACGATGGCGTCATTGTAATATGAATTCCATCACAAGATATGTTGACACCATCACTCacagtaagaagaagatccatcTTATCAATGGTTCCGTTCCTTATGTAAACTCCAGGAACATTGAATTTGTCTATATCAAGTTGAAGGCTCCTTAGAGTGATTTTGGAGTTGGTACCAATAGAAACGTCTAAGTTTGGAAGATCAATTTCGGAGAAGAGCGATAACTGCTCCAAAACGTATTTCAGTAGCCGCTTCTGAATGTTCTGCGGCATCCATTGCGGTACCATAGCTATTAAATAAAAGGAgttattcaaagaaataagaGAACATCCATCAACCTGTCAAGGCAGGACTCGATTTGTATTTTGTTTTTCCCTCTCTTATCGCGCCTTCAGCCGGACCTCTCTATTCTTATCTATAATATTGTATGCATCTTTGCACCACTGCTGACAGAAAGAGGATTTAAATAGATATTAAGTATACAGAGGTATGTATCATTCAGCACCAGCCAAAGCCTCTGAGATTATAGCCTGACGCTTGATCTTTCTCTCCTGGCCTTTGACATATCCTAACATAGAGCCTCCAAAAAGAATAGTTAGACCTAAAAGCAAACCATTGACAGGATTAGGATCCATATGAAAGGAAAAATGAGTTAATTTGTCTAGGTAACTTTGAAGCAAGTTGCATATACCGGAAAAGCATATGATGGTTCCATAAACGGTTCCGAAAGTCTCGAATCCAAACACTTTAGCACAATAATCGGACACAGCAGTATAATAAAAAGGTCTATAAAGAACCAAAACGCAGATGCCAGCTACCTGAAGGAAAATACTGGATGTCATACCGGCCAAACCAATCAAAGCGGATACTATCaaaagaatatgaagagTTGTAAGGGTCTTTAGGTTGTCTAAAATTAATCCAATGAATGGAATGGATAGAACACCACCCAGCGGCAACGCAATATCGAACAACTTATTGATCTTGATAGCAGTAAGTTCACTGTCAAAATACCAAGTCATTTGAGAGCGAATAGTAGCTAGGAAGTAGTTGATTCTAAGCATTTGAATGGTAGTGAAGAGACACATGAGGTAGAACCAAGGTGTCTTTAGCTGCTCTTTGACTTGCTTACCATGTAAAACACCATGCACTCCTCCAGACTTGTCATTTAGTTGTTTGTCAGcgatctcttcaaagacagatttggaagatctAATAGAAAGATGCGATCTAGTTCTTTCCAATTCGTTGACCTCTTGAGGAtcatatcttgaatcttcagaaTCGACTGGAAGGCCAGTTTCATCAATACCGGTTTTTCCTATCCTGGCCAATGTCTCCACTGTTTTATAGGAATTTTTAGGCATGATAGTGAGCTGGCAGACAAGAATAAAGACAGGGACGATCAAATAGGCAGTAAAAAACTTGTTTAAGGACAAGTTCTTGACGTAGTTGTTTTGATAGATGACTCTATAAAACATGAACAATGCCGAACTTGTATCGAAGGAACCTGTAAGTAAGGCTAAGACCAAACCCGAATGACCAGGAAAAGAATTGGCCAATTGGAAGCAACTTATGAACACAAAGGGACCACCAAATGCCATAGTAACATAGCCAGACAAGTAAGAATCGAACAGGGTAATTCTGCTACCACTGGCCAATAATACAGCACCCCCAAAAATGACAAAGGAACCTACTATGCCTGTAATACGAGGGCCATAAGTATCAAGCACACGGCCAACAATAAAAGCGGTAGCATTAGTAACAACAGCAGCTAAAGTGAACATGAAGTTCAATTTCAAGTCTCTTTCGACGCAGATGTCTGAAGATGACAAGACATCCACAGGACAAAGATCTTTATAGACACCCTCAGAGATAAGAACAGGCTTGAGAGCAGCAAAGCCGAATATAGGACCTGCGGCGAAAAGACACCAGGTCATGGCGCAGACCACCTGAATAATCCTGATACGTCTGGATGGAAGTTCGTCGACAAGGGTAGAATGCACTCTGACAAGAGGAGTTGTTTCGGAATCGCTAGCCATGATTACAGAGtaatgaagagatagatAAGCAGGAGTATTAGAGTAGAGACTCGCCGAGTTTTTATCGCGCGGAACCACGGAGAGTCAACCCGGTAGACTTCAAGATGCCCGGTAGACGTCAAGAAGCCGCGGAAGATAAAGTTGATTCTGTCAACCCAGGCAGTACGATGTCTATCTATCTATGGAATTATGTACTTAAGCCTTACCTAACCTTGCCATCTTCTTGGACAATTCATCcaattctcttttctccttctcttctttctcagcAGTAATCTTCTTTAGATCCTTAGGTTCCTTAAATTCCTTAGGCTCCTTAGAGTCATTAGGGTCCTTACGGTCCTTCTCACCATTCATCACTTCCTCAACCCAAGCAATCTCTCTTCTAACCAAATCCTTGGTACTAGGAACATAATGACCACCGGGATGCTTCATAATAGTGGCATTTTCGCATTGATTGACCAATGCTAAAGAACGTTCAGTACTAACAACTGTATCTAACTCTCCCATAATATGTAAAGTAGGTAGCTTGATCTTCTCGTCATAGTATTTTTTTACAGACTTATTGTCATAGAGGAAACCAGAATAAATCATACTAAACTTCAAACAATCAGATGCCTTTTCGtcatcaacaacttcattAAACTTTGATAGAATCGCACCAACAACACCGGAACCCTGAGAGAATCCCACAAGTCCTACAAATGGTCCATACTCCTTGTATGCAGCCCTAACGCTCTCGAGAGAAGGCTGGATATCAAACCTTTCAGGCTGCGTATAAGTCCAACCTCTCATattcaaatcttcaaaaggtGTACCATTGGTTTTAACTTCAAATGGCATATCTGCAGGGGTCAATTTGATTGGTCCATCAATGAACACCGTATGATATCCAACTTTTTTGAACGCCTTTCTAATACCGGATGCCTTGATGGCAAAGCCAGCGCCATTCTGTGCAAATCCATGTAGCACTAAGATAGTACCTTTGATCGGTTTGGTTGGTTTTGGAGGCATTGTTAGTGAAAAGTAGAAGCAAATATGATATGAAAACTTGGAACAAAACTCTTCTTATGATGTCGGAGAAATTTTATAGTTTTCAAcaaattttcaaatttccGATTTCCGATTATCGATTTCCGATTTCCGATTTCCGACTTGAAATGTCCGACATTACAGATAGAGACAAGCCAACAATAAAGAGGTCTCAACAAAGAGGTGTATTAATGCTTTTATGTGCATAAAAGCAAGTTTGACGTAGATTGCTTCAAGGCTGTGCGGAATATAAGCCGCAAGATTTCAAGCCCTAAGACGCATGGAATCTCTCTTTAGGGTACACTGCTTCTATCCGTACTTGATAAAACGGCAGGATATCAGTTGTCGTGGCAGTTGCAATtcaccaagaagaaaagaaaagaaaaagaattgTTATGGGAACTCTGGGATCAACTGCGACTTGGTATAAAGCACTGCCTTTAAAAGACTATCAAGATCTTGTTCAGAAGGCCGTTCCTGAAAAGGTCAATGGATGTCCAGAAGATCCGATTATAGGTGAACCTGGTTTGCATGTTGCATGTGGTCCAAATGTTCGATTCTTGGGATGTTTAGAGAATGGGGAGAATAACTATCGAGCCAGCATTTTGATAGTAACCAAAGGTGAGGACAATAATATACCCAAGGTGAGCTATGTTATTGGTCAGGCGGAAAAGCTGGCTGAAGTTGAGTTGGAGTTATCTGAAGGACAATTTCCTGGAAAGAAGATCTATGAGGAGACTGGATTTCTATTTTTTAGATATACTGTGGAATTGACATTGAAGGACTATGAGCAGAAAGTAAAATATAGCATTAATGGAGAGAATAGACCGGATTTTCAGTTCTTCCTACCTTCAGTTGACCAGTCCATGAATATTATGTCATATTCTTGTAATGGATTTTCTTTGGGAGCAGATATTTCCACTTTTAAAGGATCGCTTTGGTTGGATGTCTTGAGAAGACACAGCGAGTCCCATTACCATGTCATGcttggaggaggagatcAAATTTATTGTGATTCCATTAAGCTTGTTAGTACAAAGTTCCAGGATTGGCTAAAGCATAAGCAtattcattcttcttggaaaatGACTTCTGAGATCAGACAGTCTCTTGATAGTTATTACTTAAACCATTATATGGAGTGGTTTGGCAAGGGTTATATGAAGATCACCAATGGTTCAACACTACAGGTTTTATTCCCGGTAGCTCTTCATCAGATACCGCAGATTAATTTGTATGATGATCATGATATAATTGATGGATTTGGATCTTACAGGGACTCTACAATGTCTCAGGAGATGTTTTTAGGTGTTGGAAACTCTGCTTTTAAGTATTATATGCTTTTTCAACATCATACACCTCCTAAAGAAGAGTCTAAATTGGAAAAGTCGTGGATTGAAGGCTCCAGTGAAGGAGGTCCTTATATCAAGTCTATTTCCAGATCTGTCTATGCTCGATTGGGTAAAGAAATCGGATTCTTGGGATTAGACTGTCGTACAGAACGGACCAAGAAGCAGATTTGTACTGCTGAGACTTATAAGAATGTATTTGAAAGGCTagaaatggagatgaatGCTGGTAAGGGTCAGATCAAGCACTTGTTGGTCTTATTGGGTGTTCCTATCTGCTATCCAAGAATGGTTTGGGCAGAGGCTATCATGGAATCTCCTTTGTTGGCTCCAATTAAGTGGATGACTAGGAAAGGATGGATTTTGAAAGGTTTAGTGAACGAATTTGACGGTTCAATTGAATTGCTAGATGATCTTAATGATCATTGGTGTGCCAGGCATCATAAGgcagaaagaaatcaaCTTATGGGCCGGTTAATGAAGTTTGGAGCAAATCACGGGGTCAGAATTACCATACTAAGTGGAGATGTTCACCTCTGCTGTCTGTCTCGGTTCCAGTCAAAGTTCCATAGGTACCACATCGTGGAAACCACTCGAACCCATGAGGACAATGTCAATGTAGCCACCAATGCGGCAGAAGATCCACGGTTGATTCTCAACTTGATCTCTTCCGCTATTGTCAATACCCCACCACCAAATGGAATGGCGGGTTTGTTGAACAGAAGGTCAAAGGTTCACAGGTATGACACACAAACCGATGAGGTGATGGTTCCGTTGTTCAAACACGGTCCTGAGGGTAATCGAAGAAGTAATGAGAGGTTTCTCAACCAAAGAAACTATTCGGACTTGATATTAGTGAAAAACTTGTCAGAGAACGATAAAAAGCCGTTTTCAAAGGTcaatgaaggagaattgGTCTATCCAGGACCGACAGATagcattgagaagatgaatagACAAGACGTTGACTCAACAGACCCTGAGAAAGTGGCTTATCCGTTCTTTGCAGACAGTTTAGTGGCCACGTTGCACgttgaaaagaacagaGAGAATACCAGCTCTGAAACTGGTGCCTACCAGATGCTAGTTCCACCATTGAATGGAGAGAAAGTTATTTAAAGAGTTTATTCTATTCATTATTTATACACCTATTCCTCGCTCTCGGCGAAGATAGCCATCAATGCAAAAACCGTGTAGAACATGGCCAAAGGATAGGCCACCAACACTCTTGCATCTGTCAAGTTCAAGACCCTAACAAAGAACCCGGAAGCAGAAAACGTGCACCAAAGAACAGCTAGGCTTCCCATTAGGTAACCTGTAGTATTATCCAAACTAATCACCACTGTCAACGCACCTAGCAACACCAAGGGAAGGAGGCAATATCCTAGCACGGATGCCGTTCTCACAATATCAATTCCCGTATCGTTAGTATCATTCGAcatcaatttgaaaagcACATGCAAGGAAACGGTACCAAATAAGCCTACGCCGTAGATGTACCCGAAATGAGTCTTGCCTGAGAGTAATAACAACGTGCCAAATAACAGACAAAAAATGATTGGACCAGCCATATCTGAGTCCTGAATCACATCACCGCTTAAACCTTTCGACTTCAAGCTCAACACTCCCATAGTTTTACTCTTAATATGCTGGAAGTTCACGCCCAACTCCTGCAATAAAGGTGGTTCCCCGGGATATCCCGATGTAGAAAAAGCTGCCAAAAGACCCTTACTCAATTGACTAGGATCATGATCCGTTGAGTTTCCGTTATAACTGTAAGATGTCTGCATGGATCCTGAAGGAAGGTTGGCACTGCCAAACTGTCCATTATTCGAGTTGCTATTGATTCCTCCAAACTGCTGGGAATTCTGATAGAAGTTGTTATTATCGCCTCCTTGTGATTGATAATACGACATTTTAAGTGtaagtgaagaaagagagttCTTAATGCTACACGTTGTCCTGTTAATTTTGCTATTACCTCTTGTTTCTATTCTGGTCTCTTCTATTTTTCAGATTAGGTAAGCGGATTTTTCACCCTCTGTTTCACTTTAACTTTCAGGACgtgatttcttctcacCTTTGATTCACGCCTTTTCTCTGTCCTCCGCTAATGACATCCATTGATATTGAGCCAATAGTTACCTCGTATGGTCAGTTACACCATGCGGTACTCCAGTTACTTATTACCACTAAATCTCTCTCTCAGTCCGACCTACTACAGTTTATTAGAGGAGCAATATATGATATAGTACGAGAACAAAAAGATGCCGAGACTCCTGGAGAGAATGCCGACGTCTATGATtccgatgaagaggaagatgaacaCTTGATAAATGAGTTGAAAGGTCTTGTTAATGCAAAATCTGTCTCCACTATAGTCGATCTAATCAATAGAAAATTGCATCGGTTAGATCTGGCTATAGATCACGTGACTAGTGATAGGGATCATGATTCAGACTCAaatatggaagatgatCCCGATGCTGAAGCTCACTCATTTGTCTACGTGTTTATCAATAAAAAGTCGACCAAAGTCCTTCAGCTCTCTACATCCTAcacagaaaaggaaatgaagGTTACCTCTTTCATACTTGATCTTATATTTGGATCACGTGATGGAATTTCGCGTGCATCGGTATCTCGATACTCTGTTCCTAAATACGATGCTGAGCATGAGATCCGGTCGAAGTTTATCTACACGATGACAGAGGCTCAACTGTTACTTAGGAAGTTAATGCTCGATGATTGGTTGGAGATTATAGATGCTGCTTATACGTTAACGCCGAGAGCGTTGTGCGAACTTAAGCCATACCTAGAAGATAATTACGTATCTGCATATTCCTGTGCTGTGTGCGACCACTTAGTAACGAGAGGACTAGCGTGTAAGAATGAGGAGTGTCCTGTTCGCTTTCATCGATCATGTTTCAAGCTCTATAGGAACTCCGTTCACCAAAGCAATTGTCCTAGTCAGAGTTGTGATGGAGCACTTGATCAGCTGATTCCATTTAAATAGGTAACGGacttgctttcttctcttgattTGGCCTGGCCTCCTCTCTGTCCAAATATGTGTTGATAGTTTCATCCATAAGATCGTAGACGTAACCTTCAATTACCTGCTCGTTGTATCTGCTAGCTAACAATCTAATTTCACCCTTCTCTATCTGGGATTCTAGGTCTGGAGGTACGCACTCCAACTGACTACCAGTATTGATTTTGACGGATCCCTTATCGTAACAACTGATCATCGGATAGTATCCAAGCGAGCCGTCGTCTCTACCCACGTAGAAATGGTCAGATTTCCGATGTAAGTTGATATTGAGCTGCTTCTGCTCGGAACAAGGTGGTAAAAAAGCAAATAGGCCTTCAAACGCCACTCCCTTACACTCTCCGTTCTTGTAGAGTGTAATCCTGGACCCAGGAAGTCGTGCGGGCTtaaatttctt is a window encoding:
- a CDS encoding uncharacterized protein (EggNog:ENOG41), which translates into the protein MGTLGSTATWYKALPLKDYQDLVQKAVPEKVNGCPEDPIIGEPGLHVACGPNVRFLGCLENGENNYRASILIVTKGEDNNIPKVSYVIGQAEKLAEVELELSEGQFPGKKIYEETGFLFFRYTVELTLKDYEQKVKYSINGENRPDFQFFLPSVDQSMNIMSYSCNGFSLGADISTFKGSLWLDVLRRHSESHYHVMLGGGDQIYCDSIKLVSTKFQDWLKHKHIHSSWKMTSEIRQSLDSYYLNHYMEWFGKGYMKITNGSTLQVLFPVALHQIPQINLYDDHDIIDGFGSYRDSTMSQEMFLGVGNSAFKYYMLFQHHTPPKEESKLEKSWIEGSSEGGPYIKSISRSVYARLGKEIGFLGLDCRTERTKKQICTAETYKNVFERLEMEMNAGKGQIKHLLVLLGVPICYPRMVWAEAIMESPLLAPIKWMTRKGWILKGLVNEFDGSIELLDDLNDHWCARHHKAERNQLMGRLMKFGANHGVRITILSGDVHLCCLSRFQSKFHRYHIVETTRTHEDNVNVATNAAEDPRLILNLISSAIVNTPPPNGMAGLLNRRSKVHRYDTQTDEVMVPLFKHGPEGNRRSNERFLNQRNYSDLILVKNLSENDKKPFSKVNEGELVYPGPTDSIEKMNRQDVDSTDPEKVAYPFFADSLVATLHVEKNRENTSSETGAYQMLVPPLNGEKVI
- a CDS encoding uncharacterized protein (EggNog:ENOG41) gives rise to the protein MASDSETTPLVRVHSTLVDELPSRRIRIIQVVCAMTWCLFAAGPIFGFAALKPVLISEGVYKDLCPVDVLSSSDICVERDLKLNFMFTLAAVVTNATAFIVGRVLDTYGPRITGIVGSFVIFGGAVLLASGSRITLFDSYLSGYVTMAFGGPFVFISCFQLANSFPGHSGLVLALLTGSFDTSSALFMFYRVIYQNNYVKNLSLNKFFTAYLIVPVFILVCQLTIMPKNSYKTVETLARIGKTGIDETGLPVDSEDSRYDPQEVNELERTRSHLSIRSSKSVFEEIADKQLNDKSGGVHGVLHGKQVKEQLKTPWFYLMCLFTTIQMLRINYFLATIRSQMTWYFDSELTAIKINKLFDIALPLGGVLSIPFIGLILDNLKTLTTLHILLIVSALIGLAGMTSSIFLQVAGICVLVLYRPFYYTAVSDYCAKVFGFETFGTVYGTIICFSGICNLLQSYLDKLTHFSFHMDPNPVNGLLLGLTILFGGSMLGYVKGQERKIKRQAIISEALAGAE
- a CDS encoding uncharacterized protein (BUSCO:EOG09343GPY); the protein is MSYYQSQGGDNNNFYQNSQQFGGINSNSNNGQFGSANLPSGSMQTSYSYNGNSTDHDPSQLSKGLLAAFSTSGYPGEPPLLQELGVNFQHIKSKTMGVLSLKSKGLSGDVIQDSDMAGPIIFCLLFGTLLLLSGKTHFGYIYGVGLFGTVSLHVLFKLMSNDTNDTGIDIVRTASVLGYCLLPLVLLGALTVVISLDNTTGYLMGSLAVLWCTFSASGFFVRVLNLTDARVLVAYPLAMFYTVFALMAIFAESEE
- a CDS encoding uncharacterized protein (BUSCO:EOG093402AG) is translated as MVPQWMPQNIQKRLLKYVLEQLSLFSEIDLPNLDVSIGTNSKITLRSLQLDIDKFNVPGVYIRNGTIDKMDLLLTVSDGVNISCDGIHITMTPSSVNKGGGSDSKIKFSLTKSTVDLAKSATFEDYVDTDLDDDEFMASLEDSIIKSHHHTIQQDDPESYKLNGMMAKAVEYALSKLQVNMHDITITIVCDLTTLEVHIDSSTLTSDGEVKSVRVEGIEVRVVRPGHTGHTETSEDSSPDDEYNDMVMSTSFMAESKNEVRSSLLESVMNTQNSSASVYMSARTEFFDAESQPESHIEYPPAKNVHDKTVIAFIDEVSITFNGLQHLEDIKVKIGKIKVAASPIPDILPSLLTSISQFGKLAMAMQTDPREVKEDNSTDSETPTLLEDMIIEQIEVSLYSELESEGGSRLVINNLKIEQRNTNYCMGSATTVKIVRKGSDSYNIFEFSSQAAKAVATDFEFEIQSLESSQWTIVLPKAGVFNLDKECILWISEYYEKIKPSLDLIASNVEESMFPSTNKKSGFSIKTMDMTFNIKLSEAEILAFKMSPLLYNSLDGVLKVDHVECLLNESRNKLFGIDSIGYKRYSESPKKVRGFDGNNQQECSFKAFGELSVDRIQLKSELKLLRRLYQVYNDWMEEIKQNTIPIVLSKTPKRGKNVHIANSLFLGRTLHIDLNIVVNSIDWTLMNISESFGDITGSIREMGLCKFRNGTFTAFSMGINVYREYKGAVEYLSTVANPEFISKPMVFVKHRDSTTVYLRNMYLSYYGAWLTMFADAGGEAIIEEEATKVLDRGRPRHHSVDIPVIMSDIIIGLAPVHINSRGALVLQKGNMDVVIDESGSVIIQSSFSSISIFLIDDKFNILSDRQSKIYRGRTDVSWTLPAIMKSKGFVNVGFCNTMFLHGTMGSSNSMLSALSEPLSYKEFHPLVDLKLDLDLLKLWLCADSAQCLMQLTKDLKEPVNFTFDERYKTESQEVDTYSGVEDDFFASKQMQADDKEVNEIPSSSLLVSPSSSSFLSLKIVEDFYDGNFDEASEVPSVPQSLSSHVSRSQSRGENLPIDKQHFANTEARNPKVIPLSLSVAVRKGLFYLYDGYDWKETRIQIYDAVRRVQKKGDIKADEVRREQECEQKEKGLNRNSDEDFSADGNEDIVGETLFESIHLGVHAGESLGSVYDQINASIGARDSDTGGTSSAASSESFKLCQSRAELLTSMHAHEGKLRLKRSKNHKVSIEVEDVDITSLLISDEEPHPTEKPAVFENEESAELVGRIGIRVGDVKVVDNLPSSSWKMLLGYMWEAGDREFGSSVLKIGIDNVRPVPQMAATELSLHISILPLRLYVDQDTLDFTTRFLGFRDLRFTVTEMAEDEELFLEKVKVESVKVKLDYKPKKVDYSGIKSGHTTEFMNFFILEGSSMILKGVTLYGVSGFERLHDLLNEIWMSDIKRNQLGGILAGVAPVKSLVKLGSGFKDLVMVPIKEYNKDKRVWRSLEKGASSFGKTTGNEMLRLGVKLAAGTQALLENTEEILGGEGSAGRLSDGGKDNIRRSIAGRSRGSVDSFGEDEDSGRYGKYYYRPAKEPIDEEAIISEDEVEAEALIKAEAEAEAEAKAERHVMSLYSNQPRNLNSGLQTAYESLERNLETAKDALVTAGTRASQSGSAQTAAMEFARATPVMIIRPMIGTTEAISRALLGRLNDVDPEERKRSQDKYKND